AGTAGCTAGCCCTCATGCGTTTGGACTGAAGTAAGGGCAGCTTTAAGAATTAATGACACAGACAAGCAGAGGAGGTGAAAATGGGTGGAGTGAGGGAGCTTAGCCTCCCTTAATTGTCATTAGACTGCCCCCATCAACCTTCACTCCTGATAATTAATGCAGCTTTCTGATGAGTCCGCTACACAACCTCATCTCCCCAAATCTCCCTCTAAGCCCCCTCCACACAGAATCCAGAACCCGAAGCTGCCATTGCTTATAGGTGAGAACCATATTGCTAAAGAGACAGATCTTCAATTTAACTTTCACATTTCTTTCAGGAATAACATTGCCAAACGTCATGATGAATTTGAGAGACATGCTGAAGGGACCTTTACCAGTGATGTAAGTTCTTATTTGGAAGGCCAAGCTGCCAAGGAATTCATTGCTTGGCTGGTGAAAGGCCGAGGAAGGCGAGAGTAAGTCTGTacattcttatttaatttttttttttgcttgatgcTGAAAACTTAGATTACAGTTATCCATAAATGGATCTGCATTATGAAGCCATTAATATAGTCTCACAAAGTAAGGAAATAACTCCTGTTGGTGGGAGACAGTTTACAAAAGTTTCATCTGTTCTATCTTTCAGAGCAAGTATTAATGATAGTGTCACACAGGTTACTATTTATCCCCCAGTATTAGTTGTATTAAAAGGTATTAATTTGCCAGTCCAGGATACTTTTGAAGATAAACAGAGTGTTTCTGATAACTACACCAGGAAAATAAGCTTAAACTAGGACTGTCCCAGAAAACTAGGGataagggaagagaagaaataatgCTGAAAACttagtttcatttaaaatatttacatagtttATGTGTTAGTAAGTATTCAGGTAAAAATGTGATGAAGACGGGAAGGAACTAAAGATGTTTAATGAAATGACATTCAAAACAAAGATATGTGGAAACATTCGTCTATTTAACAATGTATCCATTTTTTTATGAGACTACCATAGAGGTAATCATTAAATTATTATGGTTGAAAATGAGCCTAAGACCTTTAAGTACTTCCTTGCATCTTATCACAGCCAAACAGACTCACCGACCAAAGAGACTGTCTCATTTTCTTGTGACCATTTTGATTGACTTTGATTTATGAAAATCAAGAAATTCATGTTCCActctatttttatctttagttgtttgatttttgttttttgggtttttctgCCGTACCTTATGGCATGTGGATCAACCATGGAtcaacccagggcccctgcagttGGAATCacagagtattaaccactggaccatcagggatgtCTTTAGTGAGATTTTCAATAAGCGTATTGAGACtttaaggaactctcaagacAAAAGAGAACTAGTAttgtcactgatttttaaaacagcagcaataaaatttataaaatcaatCCGAAAATAGTCACACAAGATTATTTTACAGTGTTTTAAAGAGATACCAAAAATTCTGTTAAATAAACCAGTCAGAGAAAATATCTAATATAGACTAAGGTTTAATCCCTTAAGACTGTACTTGGCAAGGCTGTTTTGCTCATCATTAGTTTTATAGGATATACTATATTTTTCTGAATatgcaactgctgctgctgctgctaagtcgcttcagtcgtgtccgactctgtgcgaccccatagacggcagcccaccagtctcccccgtccctgggattctccaggcaagagtactggagtgggttgccgtttccttatccaatgcatgaaagtgaaaagtgaaggtgaagtcactcagtcgtgtccgactcttcgtgaccccatggactgcagcctaccaggctcctccgtccatgggattttccaggcaagagtactggagtggggtgccatttccttgtccactTTCTGAATATAGACAAATCAATAGTTTCAATAATAAGTTCTATGTTGACAATACACTAAACTCTTAGAAGCAGCTGGAATACAGACAAGGGCTTTGTTTCAGGTCCTGGCTCTGCACTTGGCTACCTAATTCCCTACCTGTCATTCAAGTTTCTATGAGGCTTTTTGTAGTAAGCCCTCTGTAAATAGAAACATATGGTTTTCTCACTGACCCTTACACAGGTTACCAGTGACAGGCAACCAATAAGCATTTCTTTGAAACGTTTAACCAAATGCTGATTTTACCCCTCCATTTCTCAGCTTCCCAGAAGAAGTCAGCCTCGTTGAAGAACTCCGCCGCAGACACGCAGACGGCTCTTTCTCTGATGAGATGAGCACCGTTCTCGATAGTCTTGCCACCCGAGACTTTATAAACTGGTTGCTTCAGACGAAAATTACTGACAGGTGACTGTATTTTAGTTCATCCCTGAAACCTTCAAAACTTTCATAAATATTATCATACTGCTGTAGGTTGTTGCTACGTGAAGGAGAGAGTCTTTACTCTCTTGGTATACAATCAAAATTATGAATCATTCAAGagtatattattatatttgtttttgatCGTTACAATTTTATCCTTTCACTCACTGATTCCAAACACTTTTCCTGAATGTTGGTAAGGGACAAGTCATTAAGAATACAGGTATGGAGATGTTAAGCTGGTCATGTATTAATAATATTGCAAATTTCTGTGTATGTTGAAATTTTAGCACAAAGTAAAATACCAGTGTATGTGATATTTAAATACTTAATGCAATAAGTATAGCAGTAAAATTTAAATGCCAAAATTAACAGGCATGTAATAGCTTGGTTTAATTACTTTTTATAATTACCTGTACACTTTATATTTCTCGCTAGGGCCAAGTTAGGATAGGCCATCTTTGAAGGTAAATATTTGAAGAGTTCAAAACACAAATGGATGCATAAAATGAGAAGATGAACAGCCTTTATCAAAATAAATCATTGAAACATTTTCTGGCTAAATTAACTATCATCTACATATTATACTATGTTAAATAAtcgtatctctcttttttttttttaatttctaggaaATAAGTTTGTCATTCATTACTCAAGATCATCTTCACAATATCACCTGCCAGCCATGTGGGATGTTTGAAATTTTAAGTTCTGTAAATTTAACAGCTGTATTCTAAAGCCATATTGCTtgcatgcaaataaataaattttcttttaatattgtatAACCAAAAGATTATAAATCGAATACACCATTGTCAAAATAATGCTAAAATATCAGCTTTAAAATATGATAATtcagaattctctttcttttcttctgctaacCTGCTTggcaatgaaattatttttctgtgatataatttgtatatataaatCACTCCAATCACAACATATTTGCATTATAATAAGTTAAGGAGAAGGACTGGTAGCCACAGTTGTGAAATGGGAAAGAGAATTTTCTTCTTGAAACTTTTGTCATAAAAATGCTCAACTTTCAGTATATAAAAAATagactaaataaaaatttcaagctTCTTCATCAATGTCTGTGTTCGCTCTTCTTTAGGGTCCCACTCTTTCCAAATACCCCTGCTTCCTAAATTGGTAAGCTATACTCCAAATCTGATGCACAGATATGGTTTCATGGTTTAAATTGCTGCACAGTACTTTAATGTTTTCAGCCAACATCAAAAAACCAaggtattttatattaaaatgttgagttcccatatttcttaaaaaattaagtcaTCAGGCAATGTTAGACCCACAAACCAAATCTTTTCTAAAGATGTGTACCAGTTGCCTCCTTCTGAAAGGTCACATGATTTTCAACTCACTATTAtgcccccatacacacacacacacacacacacacacacacaccccacacacagatCTGTGTATGTTACACATTTACATTCAGGTAATATGCATAAGTAGCCACTTTCCCTGGCccactttatttttatatcttatttgTCTGGCACCTGCAGACATTTAAGTTTGTCTGTCATACCTTGTACTTTTATCTCCCTGTCCTGCAATGTCCAGTATTTTGGGCCAGTCTGGTGCTCATTGCCATATTAGgggtatttttttctatatacagACAATGTTGCCAACTCTTTCTCTCTTGTATTACATAGAGATAATAATCACAAAACATTGTGTATGTTTATGGTGAACAACTTGTCAATCTGATGCGGTTGCACTCTTGACACCAAAAGTTAAAACTCAAGCAAAAAGTTACTAAGGAAAAGAAGGACACTTTAAAATGCCAAGTGTTCTGAATCATAATGAAGATCTATAACAGCTGTTAATATTTATACAGCCAATAACACACCAACCACTTTCATAAAGCAGAAGCTACATGAGATTCAAGAAGCAATAGAGATAAACATAAAAGGAAATCTAAACTCTTTTCCCTTAACACAAGATAGAgtcaggaaaacaacagagacCTAAATAGCATAATCAATAAGATAGATCTCATAGGCCTAAACTGAACTATAAATTCTGATGAAAGAGGATACACATTCTCCAAAATGCAAtgaaaaagtcacaaaaattgaCCATATAGTTGGCCACAAAGAAAACCTTAGTTATACAAATAATTGTACAAATTTCTAAGTTTGGAATCATTCAGATCATAGTGGAATTAAGctagaaatcaaaaacaaaagaTAGCTTAAAAATTTACAACCACTTGAAACTGGGCAATCACTTCTAAATAAACCATGGATCAAAGacatcataaaagaaatcaaaaaatacttttgcattctattataatgaaaacacaataaatgcaaataattgatataaataaaacagtatttaggaataaaatatagctttaaatgtatttgttagaaaagaagaaaatttgaaaatcaatagcctaaggttttgttttttttttggaaaatcaaTAGCCTAAGTTTTTAACCTCAAAAAGTTGAAGGAAAAAAGGACAGcaaatttcaaaatgtaaaagaattattttaaaaaatataacagaaaataataaaatggagaaaatttggCACTAAAAATTAGCAAAGCCAAACTTAGTTCTTTGActagattaataaaattaataaagccCTAGCAAGActaggcaaggaaaaaaaaggaggaaaaattaCAAATATCTATAATGAAAGCGGGCCTCTCTAAAGAGCTCTCAAACAATAAAAGAGTAATAAGTATATGGTACATAAAAGTTATATGCCTGGTAAATTTGACAATTggataaaatgaacaaattccttTGAAAAATGTTACTTAAATAGACATAAATCGGAAGAAAATCTTAATTGTCCTCTGTTATGGATGGAAATTgaatctgttattttaaaaagttttccagaAAAGAACTCCAGGCCCAGATGGCTTAACAGGTGAATTCTtctaaacatttaaggaagaaaaacaccaatattaCCTAAGCTCTTCAAAATAAgtagcaaataaaaaatattttccaggtcACTTTATGAGACCAGGATAACCTTGATGAAAAATTCGATGAAGATTTTATAGAAACAGAACACAACAGATCAATCTGACTCATGGACATAGGTAAATAAAATTCTATACAAAACATTGATGAATCAAATCTAGCAATATATACAAGAATTACTACAACAAATTAGAAATTACTacaaacaaataagaaataagagaaaacagcaatatataaaaatgaattggGAAACCACCATTGAAACAGATGAAATTGAAACAAATGTTAGACTGTTGAGAATGTCTATgataaattaacataaaatatatttgaaaacccagaaaagatagataaaattgaaaagaaaatgtaatttgtAAAAAA
This DNA window, taken from Cervus elaphus chromosome 33, mCerEla1.1, whole genome shotgun sequence, encodes the following:
- the GCG gene encoding pro-glucagon translates to MKSLYFVAGLFVMLVQGSWQRSLQDTEEKSSSFPAPQTDSLSDPDQINEDKRHSQGTFTSDYSKYLDSRRAQDFVQWLMNTKRNKNNIAKRHDEFERHAEGTFTSDVSSYLEGQAAKEFIAWLVKGRGRRDFPEEVSLVEELRRRHADGSFSDEMSTVLDSLATRDFINWLLQTKITDRK